The Beijerinckiaceae bacterium RH AL1 genome has a segment encoding these proteins:
- a CDS encoding FAD linked oxidase domain protein (ID:RHAL1_01666;~source:Prodigal:2.6), with amino-acid sequence MSDLPSRLADIVGPSHVLTAASDVGPYLHEPREKYAGRALCVVRPGTREEVAAILGLCHETATPVVPQGGNTGLVGGQTPDDARAVVLATTRLAALRDIDPVSNTMTVEAGMTLQAARDAAEQVDRLFPLWIAAGGSCTIGGNLATNAGGLNVIAHGNARELVNGLEVVLADGRVLSALSKLKKDNTGYDLKNLFIGSEGTLGIITAAVLRLAPRPRATATAFVGLADPQAALDLLDLARGRAAGGIEAFELIPRIAIDFVLEAFGGHEPLADKHPWYALIELTSFEEDGLDARLLALLEEGADRGLVADAAVAASLDQREKLWALRESISDAQKHFGGSIKHDVSVPLASVPAFLAAVVPVIEAVVPGARLCAFGHLGDGNIHCNVQQPIGGDKAAFLARWDDMSAAVHGLVQKLGGSISAEHGIGQMKRDLLPGVKDPVALDVMRSIKATLDPKGILNPGKVL; translated from the coding sequence ATGAGCGATCTTCCTTCCCGCCTCGCCGATATCGTCGGCCCGTCGCACGTGCTCACCGCGGCGTCCGACGTCGGCCCCTACCTGCACGAGCCGCGCGAAAAATACGCGGGTCGTGCGCTCTGCGTCGTGCGCCCCGGCACGCGCGAGGAAGTCGCCGCAATCCTCGGCCTCTGCCACGAGACCGCGACGCCGGTCGTGCCGCAGGGCGGCAACACCGGCCTCGTCGGCGGCCAGACGCCAGACGACGCGCGCGCCGTCGTGCTCGCGACGACCCGTCTCGCGGCGCTGCGCGACATCGACCCCGTGTCGAACACGATGACGGTGGAGGCCGGCATGACGCTGCAGGCCGCGCGCGACGCGGCGGAGCAGGTCGACCGGCTGTTTCCGCTGTGGATCGCGGCCGGTGGCTCCTGCACGATCGGCGGCAATCTCGCCACCAACGCCGGCGGTCTGAACGTGATCGCCCACGGCAACGCGCGCGAGCTCGTCAACGGGCTCGAGGTGGTGCTCGCCGACGGCCGCGTGCTCTCGGCGCTCAGCAAGCTGAAGAAGGACAACACCGGCTACGACCTGAAGAACCTCTTCATCGGCTCGGAAGGAACGCTCGGCATCATCACCGCCGCCGTGCTGCGGCTGGCGCCGCGCCCGCGCGCGACGGCCACGGCGTTCGTCGGCCTCGCTGACCCGCAGGCCGCCCTCGACCTTCTCGATCTCGCCCGCGGTCGCGCCGCCGGCGGCATCGAGGCCTTCGAGCTGATCCCGCGCATCGCCATCGACTTCGTGCTGGAGGCCTTCGGCGGCCACGAGCCGCTCGCCGACAAGCATCCGTGGTACGCGCTGATCGAGCTGACCTCGTTCGAGGAGGACGGGCTCGACGCGCGGCTGCTCGCGCTGCTCGAGGAGGGCGCCGATCGCGGCCTCGTCGCCGACGCCGCGGTCGCCGCCTCGCTCGACCAGCGCGAGAAGCTCTGGGCCCTGCGCGAAAGCATCTCCGATGCACAGAAGCACTTCGGCGGCTCGATCAAGCACGACGTCTCGGTGCCGCTCGCCAGCGTGCCCGCCTTCCTCGCCGCCGTCGTGCCGGTGATCGAGGCGGTGGTGCCGGGCGCCAGGCTCTGCGCCTTCGGCCATCTCGGCGACGGCAACATCCACTGCAACGTCCAGCAGCCGATCGGCGGTGACAAGGCCGCGTTCCTGGCGCGCTGGGACGACATGTCCGCCGCGGTGCACGGGCTTGTGCAAAAGCTCGGCGGCTCGATCTCGGCCGAGCACGGCATCGGCCAAATGAAGCGCGACCTGCTCCCCGGCGTGAAGGACCCGGTCGCGCTCGACGTGATGCGATCCATCAAGGCGACGCTCGACCCGAAGGGCATCCTCAACCCGGGCAAGGTGCTGTGA
- a CDS encoding 5,6-dimethylbenzimidazole synthase (source:Prodigal:2.6;~ID:RHAL1_01665) has translation MSAPPVFDDGFRAQLEALIAWRRDVRRFRRAPVDPALVDRLLDLAQLAPSVGNSQPWRWVSVASAPARAAVRDSFARCNADALAALEGERAQVYARLKLEGLEAAPVQLAVFCDHATAQGHGLGCRTMPEALDHSVAAMVGTLWLAARAQGLGVGWVSILDAGDIARALDVDPGWRLIAYLCLGWPEEEHLDPELERHGWQARDAASRTLIER, from the coding sequence GTGAGCGCGCCGCCCGTCTTCGACGACGGTTTTCGCGCGCAGCTCGAGGCGCTGATCGCGTGGCGCCGCGACGTCCGCCGCTTCCGGCGCGCGCCGGTCGATCCCGCCCTCGTCGATCGCCTGCTCGATCTCGCGCAGCTCGCGCCCTCGGTCGGCAACAGCCAGCCGTGGCGCTGGGTCTCCGTCGCGAGCGCGCCGGCCCGCGCCGCCGTCCGCGACAGCTTCGCGCGCTGCAACGCCGATGCGCTCGCCGCGCTCGAGGGCGAGCGGGCGCAGGTCTACGCGCGGCTCAAGCTCGAAGGCCTAGAGGCGGCGCCGGTGCAGCTCGCCGTGTTCTGCGACCACGCGACGGCGCAGGGCCACGGGCTTGGGTGCCGTACCATGCCGGAGGCGCTCGACCACTCCGTCGCCGCGATGGTGGGCACGCTGTGGCTCGCCGCCCGCGCGCAGGGGCTCGGGGTCGGCTGGGTGTCGATCCTCGACGCGGGAGACATCGCGCGGGCCCTGGACGTCGATCCCGGCTGGCGGCTCATCGCCTATCTCTGCCTTGGCTGGCCGGAGGAAGAGCACCTCGACCCCGAGCTCGAGCGCCACGGTTGGCAAGCCCGCGACGCCGCGAGCCGGACGCTCATCGAGCGCTGA
- a CDS encoding protein of unknown function (ID:RHAL1_01667;~source:Prodigal:2.6), producing MKLREAFELASAEAHRGQDVYQRVFELMHGRSPSADERDMIKRRCLWYETDRPRTAAA from the coding sequence TTGAAGCTACGCGAAGCCTTCGAGCTGGCGAGCGCCGAGGCGCATCGAGGCCAGGACGTCTATCAGCGGGTCTTCGAGCTCATGCACGGGCGGTCGCCCTCCGCCGACGAGCGCGACATGATCAAGCGCCGCTGCCTCTGGTACGAGACCGACCGGCCGCGCACCGCCGCCGCCTGA
- a CDS encoding NUDIX hydrolase (ID:RHAL1_01668;~source:Prodigal:2.6) — translation MGESTHHVEAQVAALPVKGKPGSFRVLLVTSRDTQRWIIPKGWPMKGRKDHDAAAREALEEAGVTGRIHRHPMGAYTYDKRLANGATEHIRVMVYLLEVEKETSKWPEKDERKRVWLSTSEAATRVEEPGLGEIIRRLDISAIDAMD, via the coding sequence ATGGGAGAAAGCACGCATCACGTCGAAGCTCAGGTCGCCGCGCTGCCGGTGAAAGGCAAGCCCGGGAGCTTCAGGGTCCTGCTCGTCACCTCGCGAGATACACAGCGGTGGATCATCCCCAAGGGATGGCCGATGAAGGGTCGCAAGGACCACGACGCGGCCGCGCGGGAGGCGCTCGAAGAGGCCGGCGTGACCGGCCGCATCCATCGCCATCCGATGGGCGCCTACACCTACGACAAGCGTCTCGCCAACGGCGCCACCGAGCACATCCGCGTCATGGTCTACCTCCTCGAGGTGGAGAAGGAGACGAGCAAATGGCCGGAGAAGGACGAGCGCAAGCGCGTGTGGCTGTCGACGAGCGAGGCGGCCACGCGGGTCGAGGAGCCGGGTCTCGGCGAGATCATCCGGCGGCTCGATATATCGGCGATCGATGCCATGGATTGA
- the purN gene encoding phosphoribosylglycinamide formyltransferase 1 (ID:RHAL1_01669;~source:Prodigal:2.6), with protein sequence MSRRRTAILISGRGSNMSALIEAARAPEYPAEVALVLSNRPEAPGLATAQAAGIAVAAVDHKIHAGREEFERSMQALLEIHRIDLICMAGFMRLVTPWFIGQWAGRMINIHPALLPSFRGLHTHERALEAGVKLHGCTVHFVVPQMDEGPIIAQAAVPVLDSDTPESLGRRVLAQEHVIYPAALARVARGGLHVQGNRVFDSAPA encoded by the coding sequence TTGAGCCGGCGCCGCACGGCGATCCTCATCTCGGGGCGCGGCTCGAACATGTCCGCGCTCATCGAAGCCGCCCGCGCCCCGGAGTACCCCGCCGAGGTCGCGCTCGTCCTCTCGAACCGGCCCGAGGCGCCGGGCCTCGCTACGGCGCAGGCCGCCGGCATCGCGGTGGCCGCCGTCGACCACAAGATCCATGCGGGCCGCGAGGAGTTCGAGCGTTCCATGCAGGCGCTGCTCGAGATCCACCGCATCGACCTCATCTGCATGGCCGGCTTCATGCGCCTCGTGACGCCGTGGTTCATCGGCCAATGGGCCGGGCGGATGATCAACATCCACCCTGCCCTGCTGCCGTCGTTCCGCGGCCTGCACACCCACGAGCGGGCGCTGGAGGCCGGCGTGAAGCTGCACGGCTGCACCGTGCATTTCGTCGTGCCGCAGATGGACGAAGGGCCGATCATCGCGCAGGCGGCGGTGCCGGTGCTGGATAGCGACACGCCCGAGAGCCTCGGCCGCCGCGTGCTGGCGCAGGAGCACGTGATCTACCCCGCCGCCCTCGCCCGCGTCGCGCGGGGCGGCCTGCACGTCCAGGGCAACCGCGTCTTCGATTCGGCGCCGGCGTAA